TCTTTTGTCTTTGACTGTTGTTGGaatcttaaatgttttttttttctgttagtCACACATTTCGTTGTCAATTTGCTTGGAAGGTTTCTGTGCCTAGACCTGTTGCTAGGATCTCAGTGACTATTGCAGCATTGGCGGTTTCATTGTTTGTTCTCAAGTCCTTTCTATCAACTGCTTTCTTTGTATTGGTATGTTTTTaaccctccctccctccctttttttttgtacactCTCTATCTAAAGCCAGCCTCCATTgagttgtctttttttttttcagggtACAATGGGATTTGCATATTTCTTATTCATAGCCTTGAACAAAGATGAAGCTCCTAAACAGAGAGGTGGAGAAGATAATATTTCTGGTTCCAAACCAATGGATTATGATGATCCACTTGAAGAAGCAAAGAAAATTATGGACAAGTACAAGTAAGGAgcttatcagttttttttttcttttctcatatGAGATCTCCATTGTATACGGATAAAACACTTTGGCAGTGTTGGATATGTGGTTTGATGTTAAAGATAAAACTTGTAATAGAGAGATCAAGAGAAAAtcacaaaacaatatataaatcaaacttCGAAAGTGAAAATAGGCCTATGTAGTCCAGTTGTTGCCCCACCGTGGAACATCTTCTTGAACGCTCTCAAGCCGCCTTGTGAGTGCTTTCGGATTCCGCCAAATCTAATGGTGGATGCTATGCTGCGATGTAGATTAGCCAAACTGTTTCCGATCATGACTTTCAATCGGAAAATCTTCATACGTAGAAACAATAACGACGGAGGAGAACGATGAGAAATCAAGTCGGCTTCTTGAAGCTTTTTGTAGATCAAGAACTTGGCTCGCCGGTGAAGTAACTCTTCTGGGTCTTCCTTGTTCATCTTTGAGTAATCGCATGGCCTTTTGAAAAGGGTCATTTTCATCCtttcgtgtttttttttcttccggCGATGACTTTGTCCTGAGCGAAGAGGTAGAGAGATGTCGGATTGAGGAGATGAGTTGAGCTGAGAAAGTATTTATAGTCATTGCATGAAACAGTGCTACTGCACTAATTTGTAACTTGTATACGTGGTTTTTCTTCAAAGTTATATGTCTtattaaaatctttataataatACAGTTTATTTATAAGTCAAATCACTGTGGCAATGAGATATgctaaaatattcaaatacatACAAAGTCGTATGAGCTTATTTTATAGTACTTAAATTTTCACGTAATTAAAGAACAATTATATACCTACAAACACATGAACCGATCGAAAATGCATAATGttattatatacttatttaaCATTATACAGCAGAAGAAAAAGTACTTTGGAATAAATATTAGAGAAGATAGTAACGAAGCATTCTATTAATAGATAATATCAATGCGACCAAACACGCATACAAAAGCATAACATATAACAAACCCGACGTGACCGCTCCATTCGAATCTATCCATCAGTCCCTTGATATGATCTGAGCTTTGAGCGAATTCTTCATCACAACGGTAAACGCGTAAGTTTCTGTCGGGTCGGGTGGAGAATCCGGAACAGAGATCCATTTAAACGAATGGATCATCCTAGCAAGCATCAAGTTGATGTGGAGAATCCCTAAAGACCAAGCCGGGCAGATCCGACGACCCGCACCAAAAGGCAACATTGTCACGCCACGTGTTCCGGTCCAATCAGCATTAACACCGTCTCCACCTGGTAAAAACCTCTCCGGTCGAAACTCACCCGGATCCGACCAAATCTCCGGGTTCTCAGTAACCCAAGCAGTGTAAAATTCCACATATGCCCCTGACGGAATATCATACCCGCCAAGCTCCGTATCTTTCACGGCGGCGTGAGAGAGGAGAAAATGTCCTGGGGGATGTCTCCTGAGAGTCTCTTTCACTATTGCTTCCAAGTAAGGCATTTTCGCCACGTCATCCTCTTCAACGACGCCGTTTTTGCCCA
The sequence above is drawn from the Brassica napus cultivar Da-Ae chromosome A8, Da-Ae, whole genome shotgun sequence genome and encodes:
- the LOC106362158 gene encoding uncharacterized protein LOC106362158; translated protein: MKMTLFKRPCDYSKMNKEDPEELLHRRAKFLIYKKLQEADLISHRSPPSLLFLRMKIFRLKVMIGNSLANLHRSIASTIRFGGIRKHSQGGLRAFKKMFHGGATTGLHRPIFTFEV